Proteins from one Thermotoga sp. SG1 genomic window:
- the polA gene encoding DNA polymerase I, translating to MARLFLFDGTALAYRAYYALDRSLSTSTGIPTNAVYGVARMLVKFIKEHIIPEKDYAAVAFDKKAATFRHKLLEAYKAQRPKTPDLLVQQLPYIKRLIEALGFKVLELAGYEADDIIATLAVKGCTFFDEIFIITGDKDMLQLVNEKIKVWRIVKGISDLELYDSKKVKERYGVEPHQIPDFLALTGDEIDNIPGVTGIGEKTAVQLLGKYKNLEDILEHARELPQRVGKALLRDREVAILSKKLATLVTNAPVEVDWEEMKYGGYDKKKLLPILKELEFASIMKELQLYEEAEPTGYEIVRDQKTFEDLIEKLKEVPSFALDLETSSLDPFNCEIIGISVSFKPKTAYYIPLHHRNAQNLDETLVLSKLKEILEDPSSKIVGQNLKYDYKVLMVKGISPVYPHFDTMIAAYLLEPNEKKFNLEDLSLKFLGYKMTSYQELMSFSSPLFGFSFADVPVDKAANYSCEDADITYRLYKILSMKLHEMELENVFYRIEMPLVNVLARMELNGVYVDTEFLKKLSEEYGKKLEELAEKIYQIAGEPFNINSPKQVSKILFEKLGIKPRGKTTKTGEYSTRIEVLEEIANEHEIVPLILEYRKIQKLKSTYIDTLPKLVNPKTGRIHASFHQTGTATGRLSSSDPNLQNLPTKSEEGKEIRKAIVPQDPDWWIVSADYSQIELRILAHLSGDENLVKAFEEGIDVHTLTASRIYNVKPEEVNEEMRRVGKMVNFSIIYGVTPYGLSVRLGIPVKEAEKMIISYFTLYPKVRSYIQQVVAEAKEKGYVRTLFGRKRDIPQLMARDKNTQSEGERIAINTPIQGTAADIIKLAMIDIDEELRRRKMKSKMIIQVHDELVFEVPDEEKEELVDLVKNKMTNVVKLSVPLEVDISIGKSWS from the coding sequence ATGGCGAGACTATTTCTCTTTGATGGCACAGCCCTGGCCTACAGGGCATATTACGCCCTCGACAGATCTCTTTCCACATCCACGGGAATTCCAACGAACGCTGTCTATGGCGTTGCCAGGATGCTCGTGAAATTCATAAAGGAACACATAATACCTGAAAAGGACTACGCAGCTGTGGCCTTCGACAAGAAGGCAGCAACGTTCAGACACAAACTGCTCGAAGCGTACAAGGCGCAAAGACCAAAGACGCCGGATCTTCTAGTTCAGCAGTTACCTTACATCAAGCGTCTGATAGAAGCACTTGGTTTCAAAGTACTGGAGCTGGCGGGATACGAAGCGGACGATATCATCGCCACGCTTGCAGTCAAGGGTTGCACGTTTTTCGATGAGATTTTCATAATAACCGGTGACAAGGACATGCTTCAACTTGTAAACGAGAAGATAAAAGTCTGGAGAATCGTCAAGGGGATATCGGATCTTGAGCTTTACGATTCGAAAAAGGTGAAAGAAAGATATGGTGTGGAACCACATCAGATACCAGATTTTCTAGCACTGACGGGAGACGAGATAGACAACATTCCCGGTGTAACGGGAATAGGTGAAAAAACCGCTGTACAACTTCTTGGCAAGTACAAAAATCTTGAAGACATTCTAGAGCATGCCCGTGAACTTCCCCAGAGAGTGGGAAAGGCTCTCTTGAGAGACAGGGAGGTTGCCATCCTCAGCAAAAAACTTGCAACTTTGGTGACGAACGCACCCGTTGAAGTGGACTGGGAAGAGATGAAATACGGGGGATACGACAAGAAAAAACTGCTTCCGATATTGAAAGAACTGGAGTTTGCTTCCATCATGAAAGAACTTCAGCTGTACGAAGAAGCAGAACCAACCGGATACGAGATCGTAAGGGATCAAAAGACCTTCGAAGATCTCATCGAAAAGCTGAAGGAGGTTCCATCTTTTGCCCTGGACCTTGAAACGTCCTCTCTGGATCCGTTCAACTGTGAGATAATCGGCATCTCCGTGTCGTTCAAACCGAAAACGGCCTATTACATTCCGCTTCACCATAGAAACGCCCAGAATCTCGATGAAACACTGGTACTGTCGAAATTGAAAGAAATCCTTGAAGATCCGTCTTCGAAGATCGTGGGGCAGAATCTGAAGTACGACTACAAGGTTCTTATGGTAAAGGGTATATCGCCGGTTTATCCGCATTTTGATACGATGATAGCCGCATACTTGCTGGAGCCAAACGAGAAAAAATTCAACCTCGAGGATCTGTCTTTGAAATTTCTCGGATACAAAATGACGTCCTACCAAGAGCTGATGTCGTTTTCCTCACCACTTTTTGGTTTCAGCTTTGCGGATGTTCCGGTGGACAAGGCTGCGAACTACTCCTGCGAAGATGCAGACATCACTTATAGGCTCTACAAGATACTCAGCATGAAACTCCATGAGATGGAACTCGAGAATGTCTTCTACAGGATAGAGATGCCTCTTGTGAACGTTCTTGCACGCATGGAACTGAACGGAGTGTATGTGGACACAGAATTCCTGAAAAAGCTCTCGGAGGAGTACGGCAAAAAGCTCGAGGAACTCGCCGAAAAAATTTATCAGATAGCAGGTGAACCTTTCAACATCAATTCTCCAAAACAGGTTTCAAAGATTCTTTTTGAGAAGTTAGGGATAAAACCCCGTGGTAAGACAACGAAAACAGGAGAGTACTCCACCAGGATAGAAGTGCTGGAAGAGATAGCGAACGAACATGAGATAGTACCCCTCATTCTCGAGTACAGAAAGATCCAGAAATTGAAATCGACCTATATAGACACCCTTCCGAAACTTGTGAACCCGAAAACCGGAAGAATTCATGCATCTTTCCACCAAACCGGTACCGCCACTGGCAGGTTGAGTAGCAGCGATCCAAACCTTCAGAACCTCCCGACGAAGAGCGAAGAGGGAAAAGAAATCAGAAAAGCGATTGTGCCCCAGGATCCAGACTGGTGGATCGTCAGTGCGGATTACTCCCAAATAGAACTCAGAATCCTCGCTCATCTCAGTGGTGATGAGAACCTTGTGAAGGCCTTCGAGGAGGGCATCGATGTACACACCCTGACTGCTTCCAGGATCTACAACGTAAAGCCAGAAGAAGTGAACGAGGAGATGCGACGGGTTGGAAAGATGGTGAACTTCTCTATAATATACGGTGTCACACCGTACGGCCTTTCCGTGAGACTTGGAATACCGGTTAAAGAGGCAGAAAAGATGATCATTAGCTATTTCACGCTGTATCCAAAGGTGCGAAGCTACATCCAGCAAGTTGTTGCAGAGGCAAAAGAGAAGGGTTACGTCAGGACTCTCTTTGGAAGAAAAAGAGATATTCCCCAGCTCATGGCAAGGGATAAGAACACCCAGTCCGAAGGCGAAAGAATCGCAATAAACACCCCCATCCAGGGAACGGCGGCAGATATAATAAAATTGGCCATGATAGATATAGACGAGGAGTTGAGAAGAAGAAAGATGAAATCCAAAATGATCATTCAGGTTCATGACGAACTGGTCTTCGAGGTTCCCGATGAGGAAAAAGAAGAACTAGTTGATCTGGTGAAGAACAAAATGACAAACGTGGTAAAACTCTCTGTGCCTCTTGAGGTTGACATAAGCATCGGAAAAAGCTGGTCTTGA
- a CDS encoding chemotaxis protein CheX — translation MDAKIVNALIGSVYETIKSVLRVDPKLGKPSVVPHIEIPHSMVTVIGVTGSIEGSLIYSFSSETALKVVSAMMGMEYGQLDELAMSAIGELGNMTAGKLAMKLETLGKHVDITPPTVVSGKELKIKSFGTVLKLPLSVFSNEDFDLHLSVKSGG, via the coding sequence ATGGATGCGAAAATAGTGAACGCCCTCATCGGATCTGTGTACGAGACCATAAAGAGTGTTTTGAGGGTGGATCCAAAGCTTGGGAAGCCTTCTGTTGTGCCACACATAGAGATTCCCCACTCGATGGTTACCGTTATCGGTGTAACGGGTAGTATAGAAGGAAGCCTGATTTATTCCTTTTCTTCAGAAACGGCTCTAAAAGTTGTTTCTGCGATGATGGGCATGGAGTACGGGCAGCTTGATGAACTTGCCATGAGCGCCATAGGAGAACTTGGAAACATGACGGCCGGAAAACTCGCGATGAAACTTGAAACTCTTGGGAAACACGTTGATATCACACCTCCCACGGTGGTGAGCGGGAAAGAACTCAAGATAAAAAGTTTTGGAACTGTTTTGAAACTGCCGCTCTCTGTTTTCTCAAACGAGGACTTCGATCTTCATCTGTCTGTGAAGAGCGGAGGGTGA
- a CDS encoding AtpZ/AtpI family protein, producing the protein MNISKNLFRDFGKYNMVVMFTTTLISNIVVGALLGYYLDKWTFKNGILLFVFTILGIFSGLYNGFKILLKESERYDKSEKVNKKDDSSDSNSGTG; encoded by the coding sequence ATGAATATTTCAAAGAATCTTTTTAGGGACTTCGGGAAATACAACATGGTTGTCATGTTTACGACAACACTGATATCGAACATAGTGGTAGGGGCTCTGCTTGGGTACTATCTGGACAAATGGACGTTTAAGAATGGAATTTTACTCTTTGTTTTTACAATTTTAGGGATTTTTTCTGGTTTGTATAACGGTTTCAAAATACTTTTGAAAGAATCCGAGAGGTATGATAAAAGTGAAAAGGTTAACAAAAAAGATGACAGCAGCGATAGCAATTCTGGGACTGGTTGA
- a CDS encoding ATP synthase subunit I, with amino-acid sequence MIKVKRLTKKMTAAIAILGLVEAIIFSLIFGFEKGWGPILGSVGAIANLFSLKKDIERMVARKTTKGWVLGYLGRYTFNAALFLIGGLVSLETLIGVFVGLMNLKIVSFIAWRWLD; translated from the coding sequence ATGATAAAAGTGAAAAGGTTAACAAAAAAGATGACAGCAGCGATAGCAATTCTGGGACTGGTTGAAGCGATCATCTTCAGTTTGATCTTCGGATTTGAAAAGGGATGGGGACCGATTCTTGGAAGTGTTGGAGCGATTGCAAATCTCTTCTCTCTGAAGAAAGATATAGAGAGAATGGTAGCCAGAAAGACAACGAAAGGCTGGGTTTTAGGGTATCTGGGCCGGTACACGTTCAACGCTGCTCTTTTTCTGATAGGTGGGTTGGTATCGCTTGAAACACTCATCGGTGTCTTTGTTGGACTGATGAACCTGAAAATCGTTTCTTTCATTGCCTGGAGGTGGCTGGATTGA
- the atpB gene encoding F0F1 ATP synthase subunit A, which produces MKITFSKKEKIFLSIFIAAYVVVAILNIQQLKKTPMEEIFGGLGKRWIVDINGFRFNPMTIMVGAGIAVLLILIAYRLRRFELVPNRKQALMESILETFYEIVDESIPDKRFVKPTFVIATTLFLFIAFSNVIGGAVPGINVVAAEDGSIQKITLFSDIWPAPTGDLNTNLTYAVLVLIISHVFAIKSKGFKEWLKTWFYPNPVMFPINLIGELAKPISHSLRLFGNIGGGAILVYILSYMTKYFFAPIVFWGFFGIFVGLVQAFVFSMLAVAYISSQLS; this is translated from the coding sequence TTGAAGATCACGTTCAGCAAAAAAGAGAAAATATTCCTCTCGATCTTCATTGCGGCTTACGTAGTGGTTGCTATTTTGAACATTCAGCAGTTGAAAAAGACTCCGATGGAAGAGATCTTCGGAGGTCTTGGGAAAAGGTGGATAGTGGATATAAACGGTTTCAGGTTCAACCCGATGACGATAATGGTGGGAGCCGGTATAGCCGTTCTTCTCATCCTCATTGCGTACAGATTGAGAAGGTTTGAACTGGTACCGAACAGAAAACAGGCACTCATGGAGTCTATCCTTGAAACCTTCTATGAGATCGTCGATGAGTCGATACCGGACAAGAGGTTTGTAAAACCCACCTTTGTGATCGCGACCACACTGTTTCTTTTCATAGCCTTCTCCAACGTGATCGGCGGGGCGGTACCTGGAATAAACGTTGTCGCTGCCGAAGATGGATCCATCCAGAAAATCACCCTCTTTTCTGACATCTGGCCCGCTCCCACGGGAGATCTGAACACGAACCTCACCTACGCCGTCCTTGTTTTGATCATCAGTCACGTGTTTGCAATAAAATCCAAGGGATTCAAAGAGTGGCTGAAAACCTGGTTCTATCCGAATCCTGTGATGTTCCCGATAAACCTCATCGGTGAACTGGCAAAACCCATTTCTCATTCTTTGAGGTTGTTTGGTAACATAGGTGGTGGTGCCATACTCGTTTACATTCTCTCTTACATGACGAAGTACTTCTTTGCACCCATAGTCTTCTGGGGATTCTTTGGGATATTCGTGGGACTGGTGCAGGCTTTCGTGTTCAGTATGCTCGCTGTTGCATACATCAGTTCACAACTTTCGTGA
- a CDS encoding F0F1 ATP synthase subunit C — protein MENLGDLAQGLALLGKYLGAGLCMGIGAIGPGIGEGNIGAHAMDAMARQPEMVGTITTRMLLADAVAETTGIYSLLIAFMILLVV, from the coding sequence ATGGAAAACCTGGGTGATCTCGCACAGGGACTGGCACTTCTTGGGAAATATCTTGGAGCAGGGCTCTGCATGGGAATAGGTGCCATAGGACCGGGTATAGGAGAAGGTAACATAGGTGCACACGCCATGGATGCCATGGCAAGACAGCCCGAGATGGTCGGTACCATCACCACAAGAATGCTCCTTGCTGACGCTGTGGCGGAGACAACTGGTATATACTCACTTCTCATAGCCTTCATGATCCTCCTCGTGGTGTGA
- the atpF gene encoding F0F1 ATP synthase subunit B, whose amino-acid sequence MGFLEINWTSAAMLMLFVLMVYFLNKFLYTPFIEMAEKRRKKVESDLKNAEELKKEAEKMKEEAEKQLLEARQRADEIVESARKEAETIVEDAREKAKKEAQSIIDSAKAQIEVEYKKALEQIQERAAELSVVLATKLLQRVFQDERAKKEYLIKILKEEIEKS is encoded by the coding sequence TTGGGTTTTCTAGAGATAAACTGGACTTCGGCGGCAATGTTGATGCTCTTTGTATTGATGGTCTACTTTCTGAACAAGTTTCTCTACACACCATTCATCGAAATGGCTGAGAAGAGAAGAAAAAAAGTCGAAAGTGATCTAAAAAATGCTGAAGAACTAAAGAAAGAGGCAGAAAAGATGAAAGAAGAAGCGGAAAAACAACTGCTGGAGGCTCGCCAGAGAGCCGATGAAATAGTTGAGAGTGCAAGAAAAGAAGCAGAAACAATCGTTGAAGATGCAAGGGAAAAGGCAAAAAAAGAGGCACAGAGCATCATAGACTCTGCAAAAGCCCAGATAGAGGTTGAGTACAAAAAAGCCCTGGAGCAGATCCAGGAACGTGCCGCGGAGCTTTCCGTGGTTCTGGCCACCAAGTTGCTTCAGAGGGTCTTCCAGGATGAAAGGGCAAAGAAGGAATACCTCATCAAAATTCTCAAAGAGGAGATAGAAAAATCATGA
- a CDS encoding F0F1 ATP synthase subunit delta, protein MKLSAVAGRYARAFLNVAIENEKEDEYLRFLDFVCNVYESNRDLFDNPVVKPEKKVALIKSVLEEFGEEMDEFQERFLILLFERKRQKLLRNIRELFEYEKILSEQKVPADLKIAHVPIEEELILLRKFIRKYALRDPVFKTIVDESLIAGAVVEFEGFRLDTTVQGRLKRLSQETLKRGEMS, encoded by the coding sequence ATGAAACTTTCTGCGGTAGCCGGAAGATATGCCAGGGCTTTTCTGAACGTCGCCATCGAAAATGAAAAAGAAGATGAATACCTGAGATTTCTGGATTTTGTTTGCAACGTTTACGAGTCGAACAGGGATCTGTTCGACAATCCGGTTGTGAAACCGGAAAAGAAAGTAGCGTTGATAAAGAGCGTCCTGGAAGAGTTCGGAGAAGAGATGGATGAGTTTCAAGAAAGGTTTTTGATACTTCTTTTCGAAAGAAAAAGACAGAAACTGCTCAGGAACATTCGTGAGCTGTTCGAGTACGAAAAGATACTTTCAGAACAGAAGGTGCCTGCAGATCTGAAAATAGCACACGTTCCGATAGAAGAAGAGCTAATTCTTCTCAGGAAATTCATACGAAAATACGCCCTCAGAGATCCTGTGTTCAAAACGATTGTAGATGAATCTCTGATAGCGGGAGCCGTCGTGGAATTCGAAGGATTCAGACTGGATACGACCGTTCAGGGCAGGTTGAAGAGGCTCTCCCAGGAAACCCTCAAAAGGGGTGAGATGAGTTGA
- the atpA gene encoding F0F1 ATP synthase subunit alpha, with product MRINPGEITKVLEEKIKSFEEKIDLEDTGKVIQVGDGIARVYGLNKVMVSELVEFVETGVKGVAFNLEEDNVGIIVLGEYKDIKEGHTVRRLKRIIEVPVGEELLGRVVNPLGEPLDGKGPINAKNFRPIEIKAPGVIYRKPVDTPLQTGIKAIDSMIPIGRGQRELIIGDRQTGKTAIAIDTIINQKGQGVYCIYVAIGQKKSAIARIIDKLRQYGAMEYTTVVVASASDPATLQYIAPYAGCAMGEYFAYSGRDALVVYDDLSKHAVAYRQLSLLMRRPPGREAYPGDIFYLHSRLLERAVRLNDKLGGGSLTALPIVETQANDISAYIPTNVISITDGQIYLEPGLFYAGQRPAINVGLSVSRVGGAAQIKAMKQVAGMLRIELAQYRELETFAQFATELDPATRAQIVRGQRLMELLKQEQYSPMPVEEQVVVIFAGVRGYLDDLPVEAVRRFEKEFLRFMHEKHQDILDDIREKKELTPETEEKLKKAIEEFKAVFRV from the coding sequence TTGAGGATAAATCCCGGTGAAATCACCAAAGTACTGGAAGAAAAGATAAAGAGTTTCGAAGAGAAGATAGACCTTGAGGATACTGGAAAGGTCATCCAAGTGGGGGACGGTATAGCCCGTGTGTACGGTTTGAACAAGGTGATGGTGAGCGAACTTGTGGAGTTTGTGGAGACGGGCGTCAAAGGTGTGGCCTTCAACCTGGAAGAAGACAACGTTGGTATCATCGTGCTCGGCGAATACAAGGATATAAAAGAAGGACACACCGTCAGAAGGCTCAAAAGGATCATAGAAGTGCCCGTCGGTGAAGAACTCCTCGGAAGAGTGGTGAATCCTCTCGGTGAACCTCTCGACGGTAAAGGCCCCATAAACGCCAAAAATTTCAGACCAATAGAGATAAAAGCCCCTGGTGTTATCTACAGAAAACCCGTTGACACACCACTTCAGACGGGTATAAAGGCCATAGACTCCATGATTCCTATTGGTAGAGGCCAGAGAGAATTGATCATAGGCGACAGACAGACAGGAAAGACCGCCATCGCTATCGACACGATCATCAACCAGAAGGGACAGGGTGTTTACTGTATATACGTGGCAATCGGTCAGAAAAAATCTGCAATAGCAAGGATTATAGACAAACTCAGGCAGTACGGAGCCATGGAGTACACCACGGTGGTGGTGGCTTCTGCATCCGATCCCGCCACACTCCAGTACATAGCACCTTATGCGGGATGTGCCATGGGAGAATACTTTGCTTACTCCGGAAGAGACGCACTCGTGGTGTACGATGACCTTTCGAAACACGCCGTTGCCTACAGGCAACTCTCGCTTCTCATGAGGAGGCCTCCTGGAAGAGAGGCATACCCCGGTGACATATTCTACCTGCACTCTAGACTCCTTGAAAGAGCGGTTCGATTGAACGACAAACTCGGTGGTGGTTCTCTGACGGCACTCCCCATTGTTGAGACCCAAGCAAACGACATATCCGCTTACATACCAACGAACGTGATATCCATCACAGATGGACAGATCTACCTGGAACCCGGCCTGTTCTACGCAGGACAAAGGCCTGCTATAAACGTTGGTCTGTCCGTGTCCAGGGTGGGAGGAGCCGCACAGATAAAGGCTATGAAGCAGGTGGCCGGAATGTTGAGAATAGAACTTGCCCAGTACAGAGAACTGGAAACCTTCGCCCAGTTTGCAACGGAGCTAGATCCGGCCACAAGAGCTCAGATCGTAAGGGGTCAAAGGCTCATGGAACTTCTGAAACAGGAACAATACAGTCCAATGCCCGTTGAAGAGCAGGTTGTTGTGATATTCGCAGGAGTCAGGGGCTATCTGGACGATCTGCCTGTGGAGGCGGTCAGAAGGTTCGAAAAAGAGTTCCTCAGGTTCATGCACGAGAAACACCAGGATATATTGGACGATATCAGAGAGAAGAAAGAGCTTACCCCCGAGACAGAAGAAAAACTCAAGAAGGCCATCGAAGAGTTCAAAGCCGTGTTCAGGGTGTGA